A portion of the Eubacterium maltosivorans genome contains these proteins:
- the ribD gene encoding bifunctional diaminohydroxyphosphoribosylaminopyrimidine deaminase/5-amino-6-(5-phosphoribosylamino)uracil reductase RibD produces the protein MTDQDYMQLALEEAWKGCGFVNPNPMVGAVIVKNGRVIGKGAHESYGGPHAERNAIVHCTENLKDATLYVTLAPCCHFGKTPPCTDAILKNGINRVVIGSHDPNPLVAEKSVEILRQHGVEVTAGILRKECDALNDVFFHFIRTREPYVVMKYAMTMDGKIATASRKSKWITGEAAREKVHQDRKRYTAIMTGIGTVLSDDPLLTCRIPGGRNPVRIVCDTKLRIPLTAQLVKTAQKTRTIIVTGSSDVKKRSLLSKAGCEIFTLPLKDGRIDLKTLMRRLGEMDIDSVLMEGGPQLNSAALESGIVRKVQAYISPKLFGGQQAKTPVGGTGVDSPEAAWHLSAPLITKLGQDILLESEVTPCLQEL, from the coding sequence TTGACCGACCAGGATTATATGCAGCTGGCCCTTGAGGAAGCTTGGAAGGGCTGTGGCTTTGTTAACCCCAATCCCATGGTGGGTGCAGTTATTGTGAAAAACGGCCGTGTCATTGGAAAAGGTGCTCATGAAAGCTATGGCGGTCCCCATGCAGAGCGCAACGCCATTGTCCATTGTACCGAGAATTTAAAGGACGCCACTCTCTATGTGACCCTTGCTCCGTGCTGTCATTTTGGAAAAACACCGCCCTGTACCGATGCCATTTTGAAAAACGGTATCAATCGTGTAGTCATTGGCTCTCACGATCCCAATCCTTTGGTGGCGGAAAAAAGCGTGGAAATTCTTCGACAGCATGGCGTCGAGGTAACGGCTGGAATTTTGCGGAAGGAATGCGACGCGTTGAATGATGTGTTTTTCCATTTTATCAGAACGCGCGAGCCCTATGTTGTCATGAAATATGCAATGACGATGGATGGAAAGATCGCAACGGCTTCAAGAAAATCGAAATGGATTACTGGTGAGGCGGCAAGGGAAAAGGTGCATCAGGATCGAAAGCGTTATACAGCTATTATGACAGGAATCGGAACAGTCCTGTCAGATGACCCCCTGCTAACCTGCCGTATACCGGGAGGGCGGAACCCCGTTCGCATTGTCTGTGACACAAAGCTGCGTATACCGCTGACAGCGCAGTTGGTAAAGACGGCCCAAAAGACAAGGACTATTATTGTGACAGGTAGCAGTGATGTTAAAAAGCGGTCGCTTCTTAGTAAAGCAGGCTGTGAGATATTTACGCTTCCACTAAAAGATGGCAGAATTGATTTAAAGACTCTGATGAGAAGACTGGGCGAAATGGATATTGACAGTGTTTTAATGGAGGGGGGACCACAGCTTAACAGTGCGGCCTTAGAGAGTGGAATCGTCAGAAAAGTACAGGCCTATATTTCCCCAAAGCTGTTTGGGGGCCAGCAGGCAAAAACGCCTGTCGGAGGAACTGGCGTTGATTCACCCGAGGCAGCGTGGCATCTATCTGCACCACTGATTACAAAACTCGGGCAGGATATTCTTTTAGAAAGTGAGGTGACTCCATGTTTACAGGAATTATAG
- a CDS encoding cupin domain-containing protein has protein sequence MKENNYKNPGVFPIGEKNDAFAKYFVGQSYLNMLSTSGVVIGNVTFEPGCRNNWHIHHKRGQILMVTGGKGWYQAWGEPAQELNPGDVVSIPPEVKHWHGAADDRWFSHLAVEVPAEDTSNEWLEPVTDEEYKKL, from the coding sequence ATGAAAGAAAATAATTATAAAAATCCGGGTGTTTTTCCAATTGGAGAAAAGAATGACGCCTTTGCGAAATATTTTGTTGGTCAAAGCTATTTGAATATGTTGTCGACATCGGGTGTGGTGATTGGAAATGTCACCTTTGAGCCAGGCTGCAGAAATAACTGGCATATTCATCATAAAAGGGGCCAGATTCTCATGGTCACAGGCGGTAAAGGCTGGTATCAAGCCTGGGGAGAACCCGCGCAGGAATTAAACCCGGGAGATGTTGTGAGTATTCCGCCAGAGGTTAAACATTGGCACGGAGCAGCTGATGACAGATGGTTTTCCCATTTAGCGGTTGAGGTTCCGGCAGAGGACACTTCAAACGAATGGCTGGAGCCCGTAACAGACGAAGAATACAAAAAGCTTTGA
- a CDS encoding DUF362 domain-containing protein — translation MAYIISGECIACGGCVTECPVEAISKGDDRYVINTDKCVDCGVCEETCPTGAIISD, via the coding sequence ATGGCGTATATTATTTCAGGCGAGTGTATAGCCTGCGGCGGCTGTGTGACAGAGTGCCCAGTCGAGGCGATATCAAAAGGGGATGACAGATATGTCATTAACACAGATAAATGCGTGGACTGTGGTGTATGTGAGGAAACCTGCCCCACAGGTGCAATTATATCTGATTAG
- a CDS encoding DUF4180 domain-containing protein, which yields MKIEKIMTDEANIAVVSSKEKIIRDTNSALDLIMTVQYETGADRIAIDKDAVSEDFFILSTGIAGEILQKFINYRIKAAIFGDYSKYTSKPLKDFIYESNHGRDFFFVATRADAVERLKDKL from the coding sequence ATGAAAATTGAAAAGATTATGACAGATGAAGCGAATATTGCAGTTGTTTCCAGTAAAGAGAAAATAATCAGAGATACGAACTCCGCACTTGATTTAATCATGACGGTACAATACGAAACCGGAGCGGACAGAATCGCGATTGATAAAGATGCTGTTTCAGAAGATTTTTTTATACTGAGCACGGGAATTGCCGGCGAAATCCTTCAGAAATTTATTAATTATCGTATAAAAGCAGCGATCTTTGGCGATTACTCAAAATACACGAGCAAGCCATTGAAGGATTTTATTTATGAAAGCAACCATGGCAGAGATTTCTTTTTCGTGGCGACACGGGCAGATGCTGTTGAGCGGTTAAAGGATAAATTATAG
- a CDS encoding ABC transporter substrate-binding protein yields MEDKKQIEEKTAEQLNSFIYTVAHELKTPAREISLYAEFIEEDNRDKLTMQSIKDLHSIRRTCERMTDMVKRLMEYSKADLKNIDRIRINTQLLIHQCFEELMRAEPKRKVTLTMEDLPELTGDMFLIKLMVMNILSNSIKFTRSRTKAKIMVFATARDGYVAFHFRDNGIGFDMNYADQIFEAFERLESNEAYEGNGIGLATVRRIVQRFDGKASIMGWPEKGCEVTVCFPEEIIYPDIKVSRQERSVVKIGIIGDLTGIASKEERSKQAAYQLAVKEINEAGGIDGKQIELLIRDDRSQSDLTNKAALELTQQEHVDVLMGSTLSPSRDIMQRCAQQTKTLYLNTQQTEGGVSGHYVFCLSAMPEQQMEKMLAYLFKKYGSKCYIVAADYNYGILSAEWVKYLVPKLGGEVVGIEYLDEKMMDFTSVIDRILQVQTDVLFSMCVYPNQDRFYLQWHERGLNHIPNATTQVAAEYPLNVELKAPVLENMYVMASFIEELKTTRAQQYVKKFRSVYNHQNVPYMNMDTETAYTAMYLYKRAVEMAGTTETEAVISALESGSVFYDGPGGRVTVRGEDHHTIRTMSCFRIDKDHHAEEVFRTGPQHSGYIESMIKRNTGVQGGIKALGINAENLQYNMLLDKIR; encoded by the coding sequence ATGGAAGATAAAAAACAAATAGAAGAAAAGACGGCTGAGCAGCTCAATTCATTTATCTATACCGTCGCCCACGAGTTGAAAACGCCAGCCCGTGAGATTAGCCTGTACGCAGAGTTTATTGAAGAGGACAACAGAGATAAGCTGACAATGCAGTCTATTAAGGACCTTCATTCCATTCGCAGAACCTGTGAAAGAATGACCGATATGGTGAAACGACTGATGGAGTATTCTAAAGCGGATCTTAAAAATATTGATCGGATACGCATCAATACACAGTTGCTTATCCATCAGTGCTTTGAGGAATTAATGCGGGCAGAACCAAAACGAAAGGTCACCTTAACAATGGAGGATTTACCAGAGCTTACAGGCGATATGTTTCTGATCAAGCTGATGGTCATGAATATTCTTTCAAACAGTATTAAGTTTACAAGAAGCAGAACAAAAGCGAAGATCATGGTTTTTGCTACCGCTCGTGATGGTTATGTGGCTTTTCATTTTCGTGATAACGGTATCGGCTTTGATATGAATTACGCAGACCAGATATTTGAGGCCTTTGAGCGGCTTGAGAGCAATGAGGCATACGAGGGAAATGGCATTGGCCTGGCTACTGTTCGCAGAATCGTGCAGAGATTTGACGGCAAGGCGTCGATTATGGGTTGGCCTGAAAAGGGCTGCGAGGTTACCGTTTGCTTTCCAGAGGAAATAATTTATCCTGATATAAAAGTCAGCAGGCAGGAGCGCTCTGTGGTTAAAATTGGCATTATCGGAGACTTAACGGGAATCGCTTCAAAGGAAGAACGGAGCAAACAGGCAGCTTACCAGCTGGCAGTAAAGGAGATAAATGAGGCAGGTGGTATCGATGGAAAGCAGATTGAACTGTTGATACGTGACGACCGTTCGCAGTCTGACCTTACAAACAAAGCGGCGCTCGAGCTTACCCAGCAGGAGCACGTGGATGTTCTGATGGGCTCAACACTGTCACCTTCACGAGATATTATGCAGCGCTGCGCCCAGCAGACCAAAACACTCTATCTCAATACCCAGCAGACCGAGGGCGGTGTTTCAGGCCATTATGTTTTCTGCTTATCAGCTATGCCGGAGCAGCAAATGGAAAAAATGCTGGCCTATCTGTTTAAAAAGTATGGCTCAAAATGTTATATCGTGGCCGCAGACTATAACTATGGTATTTTATCTGCCGAGTGGGTAAAATATCTTGTCCCTAAGTTGGGAGGAGAAGTTGTTGGCATCGAATATCTGGATGAAAAAATGATGGATTTTACATCGGTCATTGACCGGATTCTCCAGGTTCAGACCGATGTTTTGTTTTCTATGTGCGTTTACCCCAACCAGGACCGCTTTTACCTTCAATGGCACGAGCGCGGGCTTAACCATATTCCCAATGCGACCACACAGGTCGCAGCAGAATATCCGCTGAATGTTGAGCTGAAAGCGCCAGTCCTTGAAAATATGTACGTGATGGCGTCGTTTATTGAAGAACTAAAAACCACCAGAGCCCAGCAATATGTAAAGAAATTCCGCTCTGTCTACAATCATCAGAATGTTCCATACATGAACATGGATACCGAAACAGCTTACACGGCCATGTACTTGTATAAACGGGCTGTGGAGATGGCAGGGACAACGGAAACCGAAGCAGTTATCTCAGCCCTTGAAAGCGGAAGTGTGTTTTATGATGGCCCTGGTGGTCGTGTTACGGTTCGTGGGGAGGATCATCACACCATCCGCACCATGTCGTGCTTCCGTATTGATAAAGACCACCATGCAGAGGAAGTATTCCGAACAGGGCCCCAGCATTCCGGTTATATCGAATCGATGATCAAAAGGAACACTGGTGTGCAAGGAGGCATTAAAGCATTGGGAATCAACGCTGAAAACCTTCAATACAACATGCTTCTGGATAAGATCCGTTAG
- a CDS encoding glycerate kinase type-2 family protein yields the protein MKTKVKKMSSIRENADYIIKKSIDAVLPDEAVKRALENKDFGNGRVRLVAVGKAAWQMAQTADKVLGKRIESGIIVTKYGYNKGPIAAYTCIEAGHPVPDENSFKGTQAALELVKGLNQKDTVLFLLSGGGSALFEDPVIPGKELADLTEQLLASGADIVEINTFRKRMSRVKGGRFALACKPARVYCIVLSDIVGDPLDMIASGPAYPDSSTAENAKCVARKYGLKLSSAVWDALERETPKQLDNVETVITGSVRELCTAARNAAEELGYKTQLLTDHLDCVAREAGTLLGDIALTHQESIESCAWIAGGETVVRLTGKGKGGRNQEIALAAADKISACHNTAVFSIGSDGTDGPTDAAGGFVDENTKPLLSELGISIFDTLQENDAYNALKASGGLVITGATGTNVNDVAMVLIKR from the coding sequence ATGAAAACAAAGGTTAAGAAAATGTCAAGTATAAGAGAAAACGCAGACTATATCATAAAAAAATCAATTGACGCCGTTTTGCCGGATGAAGCGGTCAAAAGGGCTCTTGAAAATAAGGATTTTGGAAATGGGCGGGTACGGCTGGTAGCAGTGGGCAAAGCAGCCTGGCAAATGGCTCAGACAGCTGACAAGGTGCTTGGAAAACGTATTGAGTCTGGTATAATCGTGACAAAATATGGCTATAATAAAGGCCCCATCGCTGCTTATACCTGCATTGAGGCAGGACATCCCGTCCCGGATGAAAATTCTTTCAAGGGCACACAGGCAGCGCTGGAGCTGGTTAAGGGCTTGAATCAGAAGGATACAGTTCTCTTCTTACTCTCAGGAGGTGGTTCTGCGTTATTTGAAGACCCTGTAATTCCAGGTAAGGAGCTGGCCGATCTGACAGAACAGCTGTTGGCCAGCGGTGCGGATATCGTAGAGATAAACACGTTTCGCAAACGCATGAGCAGGGTGAAAGGCGGGCGCTTCGCTCTCGCCTGTAAGCCCGCCCGGGTATACTGCATTGTCCTGAGTGATATTGTGGGCGATCCTCTGGATATGATTGCCAGCGGCCCGGCTTATCCAGATTCCTCGACAGCTGAGAACGCAAAGTGCGTAGCCCGAAAATACGGGCTGAAGCTTTCATCAGCTGTATGGGACGCTTTGGAACGGGAGACTCCCAAGCAGCTTGATAATGTTGAGACAGTGATAACCGGAAGTGTGCGTGAGCTCTGCACAGCGGCCAGAAATGCCGCAGAAGAGCTTGGCTATAAAACCCAGCTTTTAACAGATCATCTTGATTGTGTCGCACGGGAAGCAGGAACACTGCTGGGAGATATTGCCCTGACACATCAGGAGTCAATAGAAAGCTGCGCATGGATTGCTGGTGGAGAGACAGTGGTCCGGCTGACCGGTAAAGGAAAAGGCGGCCGCAATCAGGAGATTGCGCTGGCGGCGGCTGATAAAATTTCTGCCTGTCATAATACGGCTGTTTTCAGCATCGGTTCTGACGGTACAGACGGACCCACAGACGCTGCGGGTGGTTTTGTTGATGAAAACACAAAGCCTTTGTTATCCGAATTGGGAATATCGATATTCGATACTCTTCAGGAGAATGATGCCTACAACGCCCTTAAGGCCAGTGGTGGATTAGTGATAACCGGAGCAACAGGTACTAATGTCAATGACGTTGCGATGGTTTTGATAAAACGTTAA
- a CDS encoding C69 family dipeptidase, whose protein sequence is MCDTFVALSDVSALNSVILAKNSDRPAFDCQPMAYHEAKTFGSGEKLQLAYVAIDQAGERYRTFGSSPYWCWGYEEGMNEFGVTIGNEAVYTKDLTENTESEEAGKPVDKGILGMELIRLGLERSKSAEEALNIMTKLVEEYGQWGSGVPMSDTVSGSYNNSYIIADKKEAYILETAGNRWAVRKVEKGYAAISNEVSIRTDMTSGCSDLIDHAIEKGWWPEEKRDAFDFAKAYINQNNPRQVSHIRVQRARQLLSQAAGRDEKIDVVDIKRILRDHYEDTFLEGPYFNASSPDFLTICMHDSQAGFTWGNTASSMVAVLPDDDQKLPVMWWAPVVPCCSIYIPLFIDAGGLPEYLQEAGTFGKTMRAPSDVDREDTYREGSFWWDMRSLLDEINGDADGDTYEQRHAIVRSLFDELENKWLTEVDAVEMRAAALKIDGKVQEAADMLYAYTEKCVAEAQAAIERAKKMFRI, encoded by the coding sequence ATGTGTGATACTTTTGTAGCGTTGTCTGATGTTTCGGCATTAAATTCAGTAATTCTGGCAAAAAACAGTGACCGTCCCGCTTTTGACTGTCAGCCAATGGCTTATCATGAAGCGAAAACATTTGGTAGTGGAGAAAAACTGCAGCTTGCGTATGTAGCGATTGATCAGGCAGGAGAACGCTATCGAACCTTTGGGTCATCACCTTACTGGTGCTGGGGATATGAAGAGGGCATGAATGAGTTTGGCGTGACCATTGGCAACGAAGCGGTTTATACAAAAGATCTGACTGAAAATACCGAATCAGAGGAGGCTGGGAAGCCCGTTGATAAAGGAATTTTGGGTATGGAGCTTATCCGTTTAGGACTGGAACGGAGTAAAAGTGCAGAAGAAGCCCTCAATATTATGACAAAGCTAGTGGAGGAGTACGGACAATGGGGCTCTGGCGTGCCGATGTCTGATACGGTTTCGGGTTCCTACAATAATTCTTATATTATCGCAGATAAGAAAGAAGCCTATATTCTTGAAACCGCTGGTAATCGTTGGGCGGTACGTAAAGTTGAAAAAGGCTATGCTGCCATTTCAAATGAAGTCAGTATCCGCACAGATATGACAAGCGGCTGTAGTGATCTTATTGATCATGCGATTGAAAAGGGCTGGTGGCCAGAGGAAAAACGAGATGCTTTTGATTTTGCAAAGGCATATATCAATCAGAACAATCCACGCCAGGTTTCCCATATCCGCGTTCAGCGTGCCCGGCAATTGCTTTCACAGGCAGCAGGCCGTGATGAAAAAATTGACGTTGTGGATATAAAGCGTATTCTGCGCGACCACTATGAGGACACCTTTTTAGAAGGACCGTATTTCAATGCGTCGTCACCGGATTTTCTTACGATTTGTATGCATGATTCTCAGGCAGGATTTACCTGGGGGAATACCGCGTCCTCAATGGTTGCAGTTTTACCGGATGATGATCAGAAACTGCCTGTTATGTGGTGGGCACCAGTGGTCCCATGCTGCAGTATTTATATCCCGCTATTTATTGACGCCGGAGGTTTGCCGGAATACTTACAGGAGGCGGGAACATTCGGAAAAACCATGCGCGCGCCGTCAGACGTTGACCGTGAGGACACTTACAGGGAAGGTTCATTCTGGTGGGATATGCGTTCGCTGCTGGATGAAATCAACGGTGATGCAGACGGAGATACCTATGAACAGCGCCACGCGATTGTAAGAAGTTTATTTGATGAGCTGGAAAATAAATGGCTGACCGAGGTCGATGCTGTTGAGATGAGAGCGGCGGCATTGAAAATTGATGGAAAAGTGCAGGAAGCAGCAGATATGCTTTATGCTTATACCGAAAAATGTGTTGCGGAAGCGCAGGCAGCTATTGAGCGTGCTAAAAAGATGTTCCGCATTTAA
- a CDS encoding response regulator transcription factor, producing the protein MYNILVVDDREVFRRKLKRMLYWEECNGKFRISSEASNGLEALELLRKQKIDLVLTDIRMPMVDGISLLKQIRRENLCSCVILLSEYAEFSYAREGILNGAFDYIVKPIDNAKVEDSFERAYTFLSSINETAPSNVHYAEALTEYILNGNLDDAMVYARHVDAELKKDAQNGESRAIFMNDLLKKLEEILFSKKPYLTKYFMMKDLFHIDLQDETYKAKVFTFEEWISRIFEKLKPFVPQTNNRMIREICELALEQPEEKYSLACLANTYFVNQKYLGSLFKQEMRVSFSQYLTFLKMRRAEILLLDKCLKIYEIAERLGYEDVEYFSRIFKNTMGQSPSNYRESLLKK; encoded by the coding sequence ATGTACAACATATTAGTCGTTGATGACAGAGAAGTTTTTCGACGAAAGCTGAAGCGTATGCTCTATTGGGAGGAATGTAATGGAAAATTCAGGATCAGCAGCGAGGCTTCAAACGGGCTTGAAGCCCTTGAACTTCTCAGAAAACAGAAAATCGATCTGGTTCTCACAGACATCCGGATGCCGATGGTTGATGGGATTTCACTGCTTAAACAGATCAGACGGGAGAATCTCTGTAGCTGTGTTATTCTGTTAAGTGAATATGCTGAGTTTTCATATGCCAGAGAAGGTATTTTAAACGGTGCTTTTGATTATATTGTAAAGCCCATTGATAACGCTAAGGTGGAGGATTCCTTTGAACGGGCTTATACTTTTCTCAGCAGTATCAATGAAACGGCGCCCTCCAATGTCCATTATGCAGAGGCTTTGACAGAATACATTCTGAACGGGAATCTGGATGACGCCATGGTTTACGCCCGGCATGTTGATGCTGAGCTTAAAAAGGATGCGCAAAATGGAGAGTCGCGGGCCATCTTTATGAATGATCTGCTTAAAAAGCTGGAGGAAATTCTCTTTAGCAAAAAGCCTTATTTGACAAAATATTTTATGATGAAGGATTTGTTTCACATCGACCTTCAGGACGAAACATATAAAGCAAAGGTCTTTACTTTTGAGGAATGGATTTCTCGGATTTTTGAAAAGCTGAAGCCTTTTGTGCCCCAAACCAACAATCGGATGATCCGGGAGATATGTGAGCTTGCACTTGAACAGCCAGAGGAAAAGTATAGTCTGGCTTGTTTGGCGAACACCTATTTTGTCAATCAGAAATATCTGGGAAGCTTATTTAAACAGGAAATGAGGGTCAGCTTTTCACAATATCTGACATTTTTAAAAATGCGGCGCGCAGAAATACTGCTGTTGGACAAATGCTTAAAAATATACGAGATAGCTGAAAGGCTGGGATATGAAGACGTAGAGTACTTCAGCCGTATTTTTAAAAATACAATGGGCCAGTCACCGAGCAATTACAGAGAGAGTCTCCTGAAAAAATAG
- a CDS encoding secondary thiamine-phosphate synthase enzyme YjbQ, with protein MLYEFELKTDRENMHNITPQVWEAVQKSGIKDGTVTVFAPHTTAAITINENADPDVVHDMLIGLRHIYPDLPEYQHAEGNSTAHLKSSTLGVSETIMLVGGNLLLGTWQDIYFCEFDGPRNRHFYVRITEEK; from the coding sequence ATGCTCTACGAATTCGAACTAAAAACAGACCGTGAAAATATGCACAATATTACGCCTCAGGTGTGGGAGGCAGTTCAAAAAAGTGGTATTAAGGATGGTACGGTAACGGTCTTTGCCCCACACACCACAGCGGCCATTACCATCAATGAAAACGCCGACCCGGATGTGGTTCACGATATGCTTATCGGCCTTCGCCACATCTACCCTGATCTTCCAGAATACCAGCATGCGGAAGGCAACAGTACAGCCCACTTAAAATCAAGCACTCTTGGTGTAAGCGAGACGATTATGCTGGTGGGCGGCAACCTGCTGCTGGGAACCTGGCAGGATATTTATTTCTGTGAGTTCGACGGTCCTCGAAACCGCCACTTTTATGTGCGGATTACAGAAGAAAAATAA
- a CDS encoding sensor histidine kinase — protein MFKHIRFFFRRYVVLIMLSIIVLFVLNLYLGYAIAVNPVTGDLKKSPGAIIEKVSEGLLESEDGRLELSEEGKNLLTESGAWAILIDNSSSDVIWNDHVPPEVPSHFTPTDIAGFSRYYLKDYPAFTWENPNGLLVLGFPKDSYMRLGDKYYSIPVLQKTITQALPLMLVFSLLAVMVIYIISGTLMMRPVKNVVAGLDALSRNCPVSLKEKGAFSEVFASINQTSAILSQKNEALKKKDNARANWIAGVSHDIRTPLSIILGYAEGLKASNDNETQQAGETISHQALRIRSLVNDLNLASKLEYEMQPLCLEPIDVMESLRQVISDTLNNGLPEQYTIDFDYHDNCGGCLVKGDAKLFERVLVNLIQNSIRHNPDGCDIVVRLEKRAEELELTVSDNGIGATQEKLKQIRSATHYIQNEEESAIQNHGLGLFIVKKVVSVMNGKIAFESECNKYFSVKIILPMFHSTEVNDVNLTRENRTY, from the coding sequence ATGTTTAAGCATATCCGATTCTTTTTCAGACGCTATGTGGTTTTGATTATGCTTTCCATCATTGTGCTCTTTGTGCTCAATCTGTATTTGGGTTATGCCATTGCGGTCAATCCAGTGACTGGAGATCTGAAAAAGTCGCCAGGCGCTATCATTGAAAAAGTATCTGAGGGACTGCTGGAAAGTGAGGATGGAAGGCTTGAGCTTTCAGAAGAAGGAAAAAACTTGTTAACAGAGAGCGGCGCCTGGGCCATACTCATTGACAATAGCAGCAGTGACGTTATCTGGAACGACCATGTGCCGCCGGAGGTTCCCAGTCATTTTACGCCAACAGATATCGCCGGTTTTTCCCGCTATTACTTGAAAGATTACCCAGCTTTTACCTGGGAAAATCCCAATGGTCTTTTGGTTTTGGGCTTTCCAAAGGACAGCTATATGCGTCTTGGCGATAAGTATTACAGCATACCTGTGCTTCAGAAGACCATTACTCAGGCCCTGCCCCTGATGCTGGTGTTTAGTCTTTTGGCTGTGATGGTAATTTATATTATCAGCGGAACCCTGATGATGCGTCCGGTCAAAAATGTAGTGGCGGGATTAGATGCTCTCTCCAGGAATTGTCCCGTCAGCCTTAAAGAAAAAGGGGCCTTCTCAGAGGTGTTCGCGAGTATTAATCAAACCTCAGCTATATTATCCCAAAAAAATGAAGCCCTTAAAAAAAAGGATAACGCTCGCGCTAACTGGATCGCTGGAGTATCCCATGATATACGAACGCCATTATCCATTATTTTAGGATATGCTGAGGGTCTTAAAGCAAGTAACGATAATGAAACCCAACAGGCGGGGGAAACCATCAGCCATCAGGCCCTGCGTATCCGTTCACTGGTAAATGATCTGAACCTGGCGTCAAAGCTGGAATACGAAATGCAGCCCTTGTGCCTTGAGCCCATAGATGTAATGGAAAGCCTGCGCCAGGTCATCAGTGACACTTTAAATAATGGCCTTCCAGAGCAATATACGATTGACTTCGATTACCATGACAACTGCGGCGGATGTCTGGTAAAAGGGGACGCCAAACTGTTCGAACGCGTCCTTGTTAATTTGATACAAAACAGTATCCGGCATAATCCAGATGGTTGCGATATTGTGGTGAGGCTGGAAAAAAGAGCAGAGGAGCTCGAGCTGACAGTATCAGATAACGGCATTGGCGCCACGCAGGAAAAGCTCAAGCAAATTCGAAGTGCTACCCATTATATTCAAAACGAGGAGGAGAGCGCCATTCAGAATCACGGCCTTGGTCTTTTCATCGTGAAAAAAGTTGTAAGTGTTATGAATGGCAAAATAGCCTTTGAGAGTGAGTGCAATAAATACTTTTCTGTCAAAATCATTCTGCCGATGTTTCACAGCACAGAGGTGAATGATGTTAATCTAACCCGGGAAAATAGAACATATTAA
- a CDS encoding response regulator transcription factor: MDYIKDKGILLVDDEPELLKLVHKILENEGFAKVYTASSVAEGMTVFLEKAPDMAVLDVMLPDGEGFELLKFIRNSSDIPVLFLSARGNAEDRFTGFGLGADDYIIKPFLPKELVFRITAILKRAYKNEAPTFTLADATIDLDRAEIIRGEEHLPLTAKEHAILQKLYENAGKIVTIGSLCDYVWEGDSYGYEKPLMAHIGRIREKIEADPSHPKALVTAKGLGYKLLVSK, translated from the coding sequence ATGGATTACATTAAAGATAAAGGCATTCTTCTGGTCGACGATGAGCCAGAGCTTTTAAAGCTGGTGCATAAGATACTCGAAAATGAAGGCTTTGCGAAGGTTTATACAGCGTCGAGCGTGGCCGAGGGTATGACTGTTTTTCTGGAAAAAGCTCCAGATATGGCAGTTCTTGATGTAATGCTGCCAGATGGTGAGGGTTTTGAGCTGCTTAAATTCATCCGGAATTCTTCGGATATCCCGGTGCTTTTTTTATCAGCCCGGGGCAATGCCGAGGACCGGTTCACCGGCTTTGGTTTGGGAGCGGATGATTATATTATCAAGCCCTTTCTGCCCAAGGAGCTTGTGTTCAGGATCACAGCTATTTTAAAACGTGCCTACAAAAACGAAGCGCCGACCTTTACCCTGGCCGACGCCACAATCGATCTGGATCGCGCTGAGATTATCAGGGGAGAGGAGCATCTGCCTCTTACCGCCAAAGAGCATGCTATCCTCCAAAAACTTTATGAAAATGCAGGAAAAATTGTGACGATTGGCTCCCTCTGCGACTATGTATGGGAGGGCGATAGCTATGGTTATGAAAAACCGCTTATGGCGCATATAGGCCGTATCCGGGAAAAAATCGAGGCAGATCCCAGCCATCCAAAAGCCCTTGTGACGGCCAAGGGGCTGGGTTATAAGCTGTTAGTGAGCAAATAG